Proteins found in one Oribacterium sp. oral taxon 102 genomic segment:
- a CDS encoding ABC transporter permease — translation MMNEKKSTAGNSILSVFTGNTGIIGVLVILCVIVALATDKFLTPGNIISVLRQISINTYIALGMTLIIILGHIDLAVGAIVAMSGTLTVGFVVNQGMPIGVAIAAGIAIGILAGLIDGVVVSKFRVPAFIITMAMMNVCNGIAYVYSGGQSTRITDKFFIAIGTGYLFNIIPLPVVYMIILIAVFSFLLSKTKFGTYVYAIGGNREAARLSGVPIKKVEIIVFTLSGALAAFAGLVLASRMYSGQPSVGSGYEMDAIAACVLGGTSMAGGRGRISGTVFGAMVIGIISNGLNLIGVSSYWQLIVKGLIIACAVVLDSQKGNLALLRKKK, via the coding sequence ATGATGAACGAAAAGAAATCGACAGCAGGCAATTCTATATTGTCTGTGTTTACAGGAAATACGGGAATTATTGGAGTACTTGTGATTTTGTGTGTGATTGTTGCTCTGGCAACGGATAAATTCCTGACACCTGGCAATATTATTTCCGTACTCAGACAGATTTCAATCAACACATACATTGCATTGGGAATGACATTAATTATTATTCTTGGACATATCGATCTGGCAGTAGGAGCGATCGTGGCGATGAGCGGTACCTTAACCGTTGGTTTCGTTGTAAACCAGGGAATGCCGATTGGCGTGGCAATTGCAGCCGGAATTGCAATCGGAATCCTGGCTGGTCTGATTGATGGTGTAGTTGTATCGAAATTCCGGGTTCCGGCATTCATTATTACCATGGCAATGATGAATGTCTGCAATGGTATTGCCTATGTCTATTCAGGCGGACAGTCTACCCGTATTACAGATAAATTCTTTATTGCAATCGGTACAGGATATCTGTTTAACATCATTCCTCTTCCGGTAGTATATATGATTATTTTAATTGCAGTCTTCAGCTTTCTGCTTTCAAAGACAAAATTTGGTACTTACGTATATGCGATTGGTGGAAATAGAGAGGCAGCACGTCTTTCGGGTGTTCCGATTAAAAAAGTAGAGATTATCGTATTTACACTTTCAGGAGCATTGGCTGCCTTTGCCGGTCTGGTGTTAGCGTCCAGAATGTATTCCGGACAGCCTTCAGTCGGAAGCGGCTATGAGATGGATGCGATTGCAGCCTGCGTACTGGGTGGAACATCCATGGCAGGCGGCCGCGGACGCATCAGCGGCACTGTTTTTGGAGCAATGGTAATTGGTATTATTTCCAATGGTCTGAACCTGATTGGTGTCAGCTCCTATTGGCAGCTCATTGTAAAAGGCCTGATTATTGCCTGCGCAGTTGTTCTGGATTCCCAGAAAGGAAATCTGGCACTTTTAAGAAAGAAGAAATAG